A DNA window from Vigna angularis cultivar LongXiaoDou No.4 chromosome 1, ASM1680809v1, whole genome shotgun sequence contains the following coding sequences:
- the LOC128195051 gene encoding uncharacterized protein LOC128195051 isoform X2, producing the protein MKNNGGKRTLTDYAKVVGPHHFNSITKSRVNATSMEMKLALIHLVKSNQFNGLSHESPYEHLTTFNEICNTVKLNGVHDYAIRLSLFPFSLGDNAKLWLNSFPENSFTEWEDVVAKFLNKYFPQSNINKGKQKISSFRQGMEETLGQSWDRYKSFLRKTPTHAFDEAMIVILFLGGLVSQTKLMLDALAGGNFRCKIPNEAYELIENMAVNDNEMHIERGDPTQPRGVLQLQSYDALLA; encoded by the coding sequence ATGAAGAACAATGGTGGCAAGCGCACTTTGACTGATTATGCAAAAGTTGTTGGCCCTCACCATTTTAACAGCATTACAAAGTCGAGGGTCAATGCCACCAGTATGGAGATGAAGCTTGCGTTGATCCATCTTGtaaagagcaaccaattcaatggactatcacatgaaagtccatatgagcatctaaccACCTTCAATGAGATCTGTAATACTGTGAAGTTGAATGGAGTACATGATTATGCTATTagacttagcttgtttcctttctcattgggagacAATGCCAAattgtggttgaactcttttcctgaGAACAGTTTCACtgagtgggaagatgtggttgcaaaattcttgaataaatatttcccacaatcaaatatcaacaaagggaagcagaAGATctcttcttttagacaaggcatggaagaGACCTTGGGTCAATCATGGGATAGGTACAAGAGCTTTTTGAGAAAGACACCTACTCATGCCTTTGATGAAGCAATGATAGTCATCCTTTTTCTTGGTGGTCTTGTTTCACAGacaaaattgatgttggatgccttAGCTGGAGGCAATTTCAGGTGCAAGATCCCAAATGAAGCCTAtgaattgattgaaaatatggctgtCAATGACAATGAGATGCATATTGAAAGAGGAGATCCAACACAACCTAGAGGAGTTCTCCAACTACAGTCttatgatgccttgcttgccTAA
- the LOC128194930 gene encoding uncharacterized protein LOC128194930: MENWEQSHESIKADVSQLKDQMAQILAALEALKTTGGVTPAQVEGSAQYYPPLFNAGSQSVSFPMYGLPPGYTPPVGEYIEGEQTSFSFPTTANVPPISTQGPVVMSAPMVNEGMYASMTDGVRVTPVPPVITGEGFSTRAAPYTLFQGVTSNVDGAKDKLESLEARLRAVEGYESYGFGDVSRLSLVPGVKIPHKFKAPDFEKYKGNTCPKSHLTMFCRKMAAYAYDEQLLIHVFQDSLAGVALNWYTHLEPTRIRCWADLADAFVKQYIYNTHVAPDRLQLQNMSKKDNETFKEYAQRWRELAAQVEPPLYDREMVAMFVNTLQPPFYEHMVGNVSSNFADIIVIGERIEIGLKNGKIAYGSSVVAHSKKPNFNSGKRKEGDVHATSATPVWRGQVPTHNYRPYWGQHPHAANASFGHQIRPQQQPGYYQPQYIPTNNWRGGANVGSNMNVGPNTYPRRNQERNYVNFTPIPTTYTELLPHLIKQGLVVVCPLKPLQPPYPRGYDADAKCSYHGGAAGHSTERCLAFKHKVQTLIDSGWLKFQEDKPNIEANPLSGHGSASTNAVEVKEHELVRNVKEVRSSRRFILEALLKVGILKGDYDESIACALHPDAEHSIEECVKFEEILQDLLDRGLMQVCYKKEEGNVFAQTGDESGMILPEPLNEKAVPWRYGTHASSEAQSVDPVVKNISGIGGMTRSGRIFTSPELAQERVNDKETTMAAKAKEFLKGKGAQTEEIPDKEERREVSEEEACEFLKFIQQSEFKVVEQLNRMPARISLLDLLMHSASHRKLLMKILSEAHVEQGISLNKFEGIVGNIVANNYLTFTDEEIPAEGRGHNKALHVSVKCLDHVIARVLVDNGSSLNVMPKATLEKLPCEGMHMRPSSMIVRAFDGSKREVMGEVDLPMQVGPCVFQITFQVMDILPAYSCLLGRPWIHSAGVVPSTLHQKLKYVMGDKLVIVSGEEDLLVSGPSSTRYIEAAEEALETAFQSLEIVGNACVEPFPVNPRLSCASIMMAKIMIKGGYVYGEGLGKYRQGRAFPIEIVENKNRYGLGYKPTKEDRKRMIEERKERSLARAERRGPKESKILIVDIKESFRSAGWINTGQIAAVEDEERTQSLSFVWACSPDTQLNNWETLDLPVMLTVNKICDNDCFENNDINVPNFEHPINNTEDDFEDDVEPSPELLRLVEQESKEIKPHQEEIEILNLGEKDEIKEVKIGTSMKTEVRERLRVLLKEFKDVFAWSYNDMPGLDTDIVQHRLPLKPECPPVKQKLRRMKPEMSLKIKEEVQKQFDAGFLAVARYPQWVANVVPVPKKDGKVRMCVDYRDLNRASPKDNFPLPHIDTLVDNTAKFSLFSFMDGFSGYNQIKMAPEDMEKTTFITLWGTFCYKVMSFGLKNAGATYQRAMVTLFHDMMHKEIEVYVDDMIAKSESEDEHIFNLRKLFERLRKYKLRLNPTKCTFGVKSGKLLGFIVSQRGVEVDPDKVRAITEMPAPRTEKEVRGFLGRLNYIARFISQLTATCEPMFKLLRKNQAVVWNEDCQVAFEKIKQYLQDPPVLRPPMPGRPLILYLTVLDNSMGCVLGQQDEDGKREHAIYYLSKRFTDCEQRYSSLERTCCALAWAAHRLRQYMLSHSTWLISKMDPIKYIFEKPALTGRIARWQMLLSEYDIVYVTQKSIKGSSLAEFLAHQPISDYQPMQPEFPDEDIMALFAESRDDKNEKAWTVLFDGASNVMGHGIRAVLISPKNQYIPMTARLCFNCTNNIAEYEACAMGIRAAIESKAKILDVYGDSALVIHQLKGEWETRDTKLIPYQAYIRGLIEYFDSITFNHIPREDNQLADALATLSSMFEVDQDAELPMIEMKSHAGPVYCHFIEEEVDGKPWYFDIKHYLKTREYPEKASENDKRALRRLVGSFILSGDILYKRNHDMVLLRCVDAKEAELILKEVHEGTFGTHMNGHSMARKILRAGYFWLTMENDFCTHVRKCEKCQVYASNINMPPTTLNVLSAPWPFSMWGIDVIGAIEPKASNGHRFILVAIDYFTKWVEAASYANVTRKVVTKFIKKELICRYGLPNRIITDNATNLNNQMMTELCEEFKIHHLNSSPYRPKMNGAVEAANKNIKKIVQKMVVTYKDWHEMLPFALHGYRTSVRTSTGATPFSLVYGMEAVLPFEVEIPSLRVLMETQLEEAEWVQARFDQLNLIDEKRLTAVCHGQLYQRRMKKAFDKKVHTREFHEGELVLKKILPIQKDHRGKWTPNYEGPFVVKKAFSGGALILTRMDGEELPLPVNSDAVKKFYA; encoded by the exons ATGGAGAATTGGGAGCAGTCACACGAATCTATTAAGGCCGATGTCAGCCAGTTGAAGGATCAGATGGCCCAGATTTTGGCGGCTCTCGAAGCCCTGAAGACTACGGGAGGGGTGACCCCTGCGCAAGTTGAGGGAAGTGCTCAATATTACCCTCCGTTATTCAATGCTGGGAGCCAATCTGTTTCATTCCCAATGTATGGATTGCCTCCAGGTTACACCCCACCTGTGGGAGAATACATAGAAGGGGAGCAGACTTCATTCTCTTTCCCTACCACTGCTAACGTACCGCCAATCAGTACTCAGGGACCTGTTGTAATGTCTGCACCTATGGTAAATGAAGGGATGTATGCAAGCATGACTGATGGAGTACGAGTAACCCCGGTGCCACCTGTGATTACCGGAGAGGGCTTTTCTACAAGGGCTGCGCCATATACTTTGTTTCAGGGGGTAACTAGTAATGTTGATGGGGCGAAGGATAAACTGGAGAGCCTGGAGGCAAGGTTGAGGGCTGTTGAGGGGTATGAAAGTTATGGATTTGGGGATGTTTCTAGATTGAGCCTGGTTCCTGGCGTCAAAATACCACATAAGTTTAAAGCGCCAGATTTTGAGAAGTATAAGGGAAATACATGCCCAAAGAGCCATCTAACCATGTTTTGTAGAAAGATGGCTGCATATGCTTATGATGAGCAGCTGCTCATCCATGTTTTTCAAGATAGTTTGGCTGGAGTGGCGTTAAACTGGTATACCCATTTAGAGCCGACTCGAATTCGTTGTTGGGCGGACTTGGCTGATGCTTTTGTGAAgcagtatatatataatacacatGTTGCGCCAGATCGTTTACAGCTGCAAAACATGTCAAAGAAAGACAACGAAACTTTTAAGGAGTATGCTCAGCGGTGGAGGGAATTGGCTGCACAAGTTGAGCCACCTTTGTATGATAGAGAAATGGTGGCAATGTTTGTTAATACGCTCCAACCACCATTCTATGAACATATGGTGGGAAATGTATCTTCAAATTTTGCCGATATCATCGTGATAGGCGAGCGGATAGAGATCGGGTTGAAGAATGGGAAAATTGCATATGGCTCATCGGTGGTTGCACATTCTAAAAAACCCAACTTCAACtcaggaaaaagaaaggaaggagaTGTGCATGCAACATCTGCAACCCCGGTGTGGAGAGGTCAGGTTCCCACTCATAACTATCGACCATACTGGGGTCAACATCCACATGCAGCCAATGCGTCATTTGGTCATCAAATTAGGCCTCAACAGCAACCAGGGTACTATCAACCACAATACATTCCGACGAATAATTGGAGGGGAGGGGCGAACGTAGGTTCCAATATGAATGTGGGTCCAAATACTTATCCAAGAAGGAACCAAGAaagaaattatgttaattttaccCCAATTCCTACTACTTATACGGAATTATTGCCTCATCTTATCAAACAAGGTCTGGTTGTCGTTTGTCCCCTGAAGCCTTTGCAGCCTCCATACCCAAGAGGTTATGATGCAGATGCAAAGTGTAGTTATCATGGAGGGGCCGCTGGTCATTCCACTGAGAGGTGTCTGGCTTTCAAGCATAAAGTGCAGACTCTAATTGATTCTGGGTGGTTAAAGTTCCAAGAGGATAAGCCTAATATTGAGGCCAATCCTTTATCTGGGCATGGAAGTGCTTCGACGAATGCTGTCGAAGTGAAAGAGCATGAGCTGGTGAGGAATGTGAAAGAAGTCAGGAGCTCTAGGAGGTTTATTTTGGAGGCGTTGCTGAAAGTGGGTATCTTGAAGGGTGATTATGATGAGAGTATAGCATGCGCGCTCCACCCAGATGCTGAGCACTCTATTGAGGAGTGTGTTAAGTTTGAAGAAATTCTGCAAGACTTGTTAGATCGTGGCCTGATGCAGGTATGCTACAAGAAGGAGGAGGGAAATGTATTTGCACAAACTGGTGATGAATCCGGCATGATTTTACCAGAACCATTG AACGAAAAAGCCGTCCCATGGAGATATGGGACACATGCGTCAAGCGAAGCACAAAGCGTTGACCCTGTCGTCAAAAACATATCAGGGATAGGTGGAATGACTAGGAGTGGTCGAATTTTCACATCACCAGAGTTGGCACAAGAAAGAGTTAATGATAAGGAAACAACGATGGCTGCGAAGGCAAAAGAATTCTTAAAGGGGAAGGGTGCACAGACAGAGGAGATCCCCGACAAGGAAGAGAGGAGAGAAGTTTCTGAAGAGGAGgcttgtgaatttttaaaattcatacaaCAAAGTGAATTTAAGGTGGTGGAACAGTTAAACCGTATGCCTGCTCGTATATCCTTGTTAGACTTGCTCATGCATTCAGCATCACACAGAAAGTTGCTAATGAAGATACTCAGTGAGGCTCACGTGGAGCAAGGTATTTCGTTGAATAAATTCGAGGGTATTGTTGGCAATATTGTTGCTAACAATTATCTCACATTTACGGATGAAGAGATACCAGCTGAGGGAAGAGGGCATAACAAGGCTCTTCACGTCTCTGTGAAATGCTTGGATCATGTTATAGCACGTGTTTTAGTGGACAATGGGTCCTCTTTGAATGTCATGCCGAAAGCAACCTTGGAAAAGCTACCTTGCGAGGGAATGCATATGAGGCCGAGTTCAATGATTGTGAGGGCGTTTGATGGTAGCAAACGAGAggtgatgggggaggtggattTACCAATGCAAGTTGGCCCTTGTGTCTTTCAAATAACGTTCCAGGTTATGGATATCCTGCCAGCTTATAGTTGTCTGTTGGGGCGCCCATGGATCCATTCAGCTGGGGTCGTGCCTTCTACACTACACCAGAAGTTGAAGTATGTGATGGGAGATAAGCTGGTGATAGTATCAGGAGAAGAAGATCTTCTTGTGAGTGGGCCATCATCCACACGCTACATCGAGGCGGCTGAAGAAGCTCTCGAAACAGCCTTCCAGTCGTTGGAGATTGTGGGAAATGCTTGTGTGGAACCGTTTCCAGTAAATCCTCGTCTATCATGTGCTTCTATTATGATGGCCAAGATTATGATAAAAGGGGGCTATGTATATGGGGAAGGTTTGGGCAAATATCGGCAGGGGCGAGCATTCCCTATAGAAATCGTTGAAAACAAGAACAGATATGGCTTGGGGTACAAACCTACCAAGGAAGACAGGAAAAGgatgattgaagaaagaaaggaaCGCAGTTTGGCCCGTGCAGAAAGACGAGGGCCCAAAGAGAGCAAAATTCTCATTGTTGACATCAAGGAAAGCTTCCGCAGTGCAGGGTGGATCAACACTGGCCAAATAGCAGCTGTGGAGGATGAAGAAAGGACTCAAAGTTTGAGCTTTGTGTGGGCTTGCTCCCCTGATACTCAACTCAACAATTGGGAAACACTGGATTTACCTGTGATGCTTACTGTGAACAAAat ATGTGAcaatgattgttttgaaaataacgATATCAATGTTCCTAATTTTGAGCACCCTATCAATAATACGGAAGATGATTTCGAAGATGATGTGGAACCCTCTCCAGAATTGTTGAGATTAGTGGAACAAGAATCTAAGGAGATTAAACCCCATCAGGAGGAAATTGAAATACTCAACTTGGGAGAGAAGGATGAGATAAAGGAGGTGAAAATCGGTACTAGTATGAAAACGGAAGTGAGGGAAAGATTGCGCGTACTGTTGAAGGAATTTAAAGATGTGTTCGCGTGGTCTTACAATGACATGCCGGGTCTAGATACCGATATTGTGCAGCATAGGCTCCCACTCAAGCCGGAATGCCCTCCAGTCAAGCAAAAACTGAGAAGAATGAAGCCGGAAATGtccttaaaaattaaagaagaggTCCAAAAGCAATTTGACGCAGGATTTTTGGCTGTGGCAAGATACCCACAATGGGTAGCGAATGTTGTACCAGTGCCTAAGAAGGATGGGAAGGTTCGAATGTGTGTTGACTATCGTGATTTAAATCGTGCAAGTCCGAAAGATAATTTCCCGTTACCACACATCGATACTCTGGTTGATAATACGGCCAAATTTTCGTTATTTTCGTTCATGGACGGATTCTCGGggtataatcaaattaaaatggcACCGGAAGATATGGAAAAAACGACCTTTATCACGTTATGGGGAACATTCTGTTATAAGGTGATGTCTTTTGGACTCAAGAATGCTGGGGCAACATACCAAAGGGCAATGGTGACACTCTTTCATGATATGATGCATAAGGAAATTGAagtttatgtggatgacatgattgCAAAGTCGGAGTCAGAAGATGAGCATATTTTCAATCTAAGGAAATTATTTGAGAGACTGAGAAAATACAAACTCAGGTTAAATCCCACCAAATGCACGTTTGGAGTAAAGTCTGGAAAATTGTTGGGCTTTATTGTCAGCCAAAGAGGGGTAGAAGTTGATCCTGACAAAGTAAGAGCGATAACGGAAATGCCGGCGCCCAGAACAGAAAAAGAGGTTCGAGGTTTTCTGGGAAGGCTGAACTACATTGCTAGGTTCATCTCCCAATTAACTGCTACTTGTGAACCAATGTTCAAGTTGCTACGAAAAAATCAGGCTGTAGTCTGGAATGAAGATTGTCAAGTTGCTTTCGAAAAGATCAAACAATACCTGCAGGACCCTCCTGTATTGCGTCCACCTATGCCAGGAAGACCGCTCATTTTGTATTTGACCGTACTGGATAATTCAATGGGTTGTGTATTGGGTCAGCAGGATGAAGACGGGAAAAGAGAGCATGCCATATATTACTTGAGCAAGAGGTTCACAGATTGCGAACAACGATATTCGTCGTTAGAGCGAACTTGTTGTGCACTGGCATGGGCTGCTCATCGTTTAAGGCAATACATGTTGAGTCACTCTACTTGGTTGATATCTAAAATGGATCCTATCAAGTACATATTCGAAAAGCCCGCTCTCACTGGAAGGATAGCTCGATGGCAGATGCTATTATCAGAGTACGACATTGTATATGTTACTCAGAAATCTATCAAGGGTAGCTCTTTAGCAGAATTTTTAGCCCATCAACCCATTAGTGATTATCAGCCGATGCAACCTGAGTTTCCTGATGAAGATATCATGGCTTTATTTGCTGAGAGCAGAgatgacaaaaatgaaaaagccTGGACGGTATTATTCGATGGGGCATCGAATGTAATGGGGCATGGAATAAGGGCAGTGCTTATCTCTCCTAAGAATCAATACATTCCAATGACGGCAAGGTTGTGTTTTAATTGCACAAATAATATCGCAGAATACGAAGCCTGTGCTATGGGTATTCGAGCAGCAATAGAGTCTAAAGCAAAAATTCTGGATGTATACGGAGATTCAGCTTTGGTTATCCATCAATTGAAGGGAGAATGGGAGACTAGGGATACTAAATTAATTCCATACCAAGCTTACATCAGGGGATTAATTGAGTATTTCGATTCCATCACGTTTAATCATATACCGCGAGAAGATAATCAATTAGCAGACGCGTTGGCTACCTTGTCGTCGATGTTTGAAGTTGATCAAGATGCAGAATTGCCAATGATTGAAATGAAGAGTCATGCGGGGCCAGTGTATTGTCATTTCATCGAGGAGGAAGTAGATGGTAAACCTTGGTACTTTGATATCAAGCATTATCTTAAGACTCGAGAATATCCAGAGAAGGCATCCGAAAACGATAAAAGGGCGTTAAGGAGGTTGGTTGGCAGTTTCATTTTGAGTGGGGATATTCTATATAAGAGGAATCATGACATGGTTCTCCTCAGATGCGTAGATGCAAAAGAAGCCGAGCTGATACTAAAAGAAGTACACGAGGGTACATTTGGCACGCACATGAATGGGCACTCAATGGCCAGGAAGATACTGAGAGCGGGGTATTTTTGGTTGACTATGGAAAATGATTTTTGTACACATGTGAGAAAGTGTGAGAAATGCCAGGTATACGCAAGTAATATCAATATGCCACCCACGACCTTGAACGTGTTGTCTGCACCGTGGCCCTTTTCGATGTGGGGAATAGATGTCATCGGAGCTATAGAGCCAAAAGCGTCAAATGGACACCGTTTCATATTAGTCGCAATCGACTACTTCACCAAGTGGGTTGAGGCTGCTTCTTATGCTAATGTGACTAGAAAGGTGGTGACCAAGTTCATAAAAAAGGAGTTGATTTGCAGATACGGGCTCCCTAACAGGATCATCACCGATAATGCCACTAACTTGAATAACCAGATGATGACAGAGTTATGTGAGgagttcaaaattcatcatcttaATTCTTCTCCTTATCGTCCAAAGATGAATGGGGCAGTAGAGGCTGctaacaaaaatatcaagaagATTGTGCAGAAGATGGTGGTCACATATAAGGATTGGCATGAAATGCTTCCTTTTGCTTTACATGGTTATCGCACTTCGGTACGAACATCGACTGGGGCAACGCCTTTCTCGCTTGTATATGGAATGGAAGCAGTACTTCCGTTTGAAGTGGAAATTCCGTCCTTACGAGTTTTAATGGAAACTCAATTAGAAGAGGCTGAGTGGGTTCAAGCTCGTTTCGACCAGCTCAATCTCATCGATGAAAAAAGATTAACAGCAGTATGCCATGGACAATTGTaccaaagaagaatgaagaaggcATTTGATAAAAAGGTACACACAAGAGAATTTCATGAAGGTGAGCTGGTGTTGAAGAAGATTCTACCTATACAAAAGGATCATAGAGGCAAATGGACTCCAAATTATGAAGGGCCATTTGTAGTGAAAAAAGCATTTTCTGGTGGGGCATTAATTCTCACGAGAATGGACGGAGAGGAGTTACCATTGCCAGTTAATTCTGATGCAGTAAAAAAGTTTTACGCATGA